A window of the Oncorhynchus mykiss isolate Arlee chromosome 15, USDA_OmykA_1.1, whole genome shotgun sequence genome harbors these coding sequences:
- the unm_hu7910 gene encoding uncharacterized abhydrolase domain-containing protein DDB_G0269086 isoform X24, whose product MEETVLEEPICEEAVLAEEIPEVKPAAMVNKNGVKAEAATASGGGDVASGGVASGGGGAASGFSGTKIFTWFMVLALLGVWSSVAVVWLDLVDYDNVIGKLSAYDADGDGDFDVEDAKVLLDEKEVKTAAPKKETLKKAENIVEVPVPKTEKTKGSLLFNGDQSPGEVASKKNRTKEHPTRELGRKLKSALKEQLRMIHEKIEAQKIAEMALAEVRSILDKEEEERQLVNALELKRQEGAQKAQEMLEAQLREEREQEEKREAERKAQEQAGKERLEKEQLEQLEREEKEREAEEKAEKEQLEKEKLEKERIEKEKAELERMEKERLEKDQAAKEKAEKERLQKERVAKEKAEKERIEKERVAKEKAEKERIEKERVAKEKAEKERIEKERVAKEKAENERIEKERVAKEKAEKERIEKERVAKEKAEKERIEKERVSKEKAEKERVEKERVAKEKAEKERVEKERVAKEKAEKERLEKERVAKEKAEKERIEKERVAKEKAEKERIERERVAKEKAEKERLEKERVAKEKAEKERIEKERVAKEKAEKERIEKERVAKEKAEKERLEKERVAKEKAEKERIEKERVAKEKAEKERIERERVAKEKAEKERIEKERVAKEKAEKERIEKERVAKEKAEKERIERERVAKEKAEKERIEKERVAKEKAEKERIERERAAKEKAEKERIERERVAKEKAEKERIEKERVAKEKAEKERIERERVAKEKAEKERIEKERVAKESEKERMETERVAKGSEKKRMERERVAKGSEKKRMERERVAKGSEKKRMERERVAKGKERAEKEQQARELAAKEKERVAVKGHFVKEKTAKAKVETEQLPKIDREQLPKVKAGKERAEKEPLLKEKIERERVVKEKRAKQAKEEMPEKNANNFTTTSKKEKILAIQDLLKPKATKVNKKWSFTG is encoded by the exons atgGAGGAAACTGTGTTGGAGGAACCTATCTGTGAAGAAGCCGTATTGGCTGAAGAAATCCCAG AGGTGAAGCCCGCAGCAATGGTGAATAAGAATGGTGTGAAAGCGGAGGCTGCTACTGCTAGTGGGGGTGGGGATGTTGCTAGTGGGGGTGTTGCTAGTGGGGGTGGAGGTGCTGCTAGTGGTTTTAGCGGCACTAAGATCTTCACCTGGTTCATGGTTCTGGCTCTGTTGGGGGTGTGGAGCTCCGTGGCAGTGGTGTGGTTAGATCTGGTGGACTACGACAATGTCATTG GTAAACTTTCAGCGTATGACGCAGATGGCGACGGGGACTTTGATGTGGAGGACGCCAAAGTACTACTTG ACGAGAAAGAGGTCAAAACTGCTGCTCCCAAAAAGGAAACGCTGAAAAAAG CTGAGAATATTGTAGAGGTTCCCGTTCCAAAAACAGAAAAGACAAAAGGTAGCCTACTATTTAATGGTG ATCAGAGTCCTGGAGAGGTGGCTTCTAAAAAGAACAGAACAAAAG AGCACCCAACAAGAGAACTTGGGAGGAAATTAAAGTCAGCATTAAAGGAACAGTTGAGAATGATCCATGAGAAGATTGAAGCTCAAAAAATTGCTGAAATGGCTTTGGCTGAAGTGAGAAGTATCCTGgacaaagaggaggaagagagacaatTGGTCAATGCTCTGGAACTCAAGAGGCAAGAGGGGGCCCAAAAAGCCCAGGAAATGTTAGAGGCTCAACTTCGAGAGGAAAGAGAacaagaagagaaaagagaggctgagagaaaagCACAGGAGCAAGCAGGGAAAGAGAGGCTGGAGAAAGAGCAACTGGAGCAGttggaaagagaagagaaagagagggaagctGAGGAGAAGGCAGAAAAAGAGCAATTGGAGAAGGAaaagctagagaaagagaggatagaaaaGGAGAAGGCAGAGCTGGaaaggatggagaaagagagactggaaaAGGATCAAGCAGCCAAAGAGAAAGCAGAAAAGGAAAGACTACAGAAGGAACGGGTCGCCAAAGAGAAAGCAGAAAAGGAGAGGATTGAGAAGGAACGGGTCGCCAAAGAGAAAGCAGAAAAGGAGAGGATTGAGAAGGAACGGGTCGCCAAAGAGAAAGCAGAAAAGGAGAGGATTGAGAAGGAACGGGTTGCCAAAGAGAAAGCCGAAAATGAGAGGATTGAGAAGGAACGGGTCGCCAAAGAGAAAGCAGAAAAGGAGAGGATTGAGAAGGAACGGGTCGCCAAAGAGAAAGCAGAAAAGGAGAGGATTGAGAAGGAACGGGTCTCCAAAGAGAAAGCAgaaaaggagagggttgagaaggAACGGGTCGCCAAAGAGAAAGCAgaaaaggagagggttgagaaggAACGGGTCGCCAAAGAGAAAGCAGAAAAGGAGAGGCTTGAAAAGGAACGGGTCGCCAAAGAGAAAGCAGAAAAGGAAAGGATTGAGAAGGAACGGGTCGCCAAAGAGAAAGCAGAAAAGGAGAGGATTGAGAGGGAACGGGTCGCCAAAGAGAAAGCAGAAAAGGAGAGGCTTGAAAAGGAACGGGTCGCCAAAGAGAAAGCAGAAAAGGAAAGGATTGAGAAGGAACGGGTCGCCAAAGAGAAAGCAGAAAAGGAAAGGATTGAGAAGGAACGGGTCGCCAAAGAGAAAGCAGAAAAGGAGAGGCTTGAAAAGGAACGGGTCGCCAAAGAGAAAGCAGAAAAGGAAAGGATTGAGAAGGAACGGGTCGCCAAAGAGAAAGCAGAAAAGGAGAGGATTGAGAGGGAACGGGTCGCCAAAGAGAAAGCAGAAAAGGAGAGGATTGAGAAGGAACGGGTCGCCAAAGAGAAAGCAGAAAAGGAGAGGATTGAGAAGGAACGGGTCGCCAAAGAGAAAGCAGAAAAGGAGAGGATTGAGAGGGAACGGGTCGCCAAAGAGAAAGCAGAAAAGGAGAGGATTGAGAAGGAACGGGTCGCCAAAGAGAAAGCAGAAAAGGAGAGGATTGAGAGGGAACGGGCCGCCAAAGAGAAAGCAGAAAAGGAGAGGATTGAGAGGGAACGGGTCGCCAAAGAGAAAGCAGAAAAGGAAAGGATTGAGAAGGAACGGGTCGCCAAAGAGAAAGCAGAAAAGGAGAGGATTGAGAGGGAACGGGTCGCCAAAGAGAAAGCAGAAAAGGAGAGGATTGAGAAGGAACGGGTCGCAAAGGAATCTgaaaaggagaggatggagacagaAAGGGTAGCAAAGGGATCTGAaaagaagaggatggagagagaaagggtagcGAAGGGATCTGAaaagaagaggatggagagagaaagggtagcGAAGGGATCTGAaaagaagaggatggagagagaaagggtagcgaagggaaaggagagagcagagaaagagcaACAAGCCAGAGAGTTAGCTGCtaaagaaaaggagagagtggCGGTAAAAGGACACTTTGTCAAAGAAAAGACTGCAAAGGCCAAGGTTGAGACAGAACAGTTACCCAAGATAGACAGAGAACAGTTACCTAAGGTGAaggcagggaaggagagagcagaaAAAGAGCCTCTACTCAAAGAaaagatagaaagggagagagttgTGAAAGAGAAAAGAGCCAAACAAGCAAAAGAGGAGATGCCAGAGAAAAATGCAAACAACTTCACAACTACAAGCAAGAAGGAAAAAATATTGGCTATACAAGATCTTCTGAAGCCTAAAGCCACCAAGGTGAACAAGAAATGGAGCTTCACAGGATGA
- the unm_hu7910 gene encoding uncharacterized abhydrolase domain-containing protein DDB_G0269086 isoform X18 → MEETVLEEPICEEAVLAEEIPEVKPAAMVNKNGVKAEAATASGGGDVASGGVASGGGGAASGFSGTKIFTWFMVLALLGVWSSVAVVWLDLVDYDNVIARAKEFPLNFSEVLQGKLSAYDADGDGDFDVEDAKVLLDEKEVKTAAPKKETLKKEDKKKAENIVEVPVPKTEKTKGSLLFNGDQSPGEVASKKNRTKEHPTRELGRKLKSALKEQLRMIHEKIEAQKIAEMALAEVRSILDKEEEERQLVNALELKRQEGAQKAQEMLEAQLREEREQEEKREAERKAQEQAGKERLEKEQLEQLEREEKEREAEEKAEKEQLEKEKLEKERIEKEKAELERMEKERLEKDQAAKEKAEKERLQKERVAKEKAEKERIEKERVAKEKAEKERIEKERVAKEKAEKERIEKERVAKEKAENERIEKERVAKEKAEKERIEKERVAKEKAEKERIEKERVSKEKAEKERVEKERVAKEKAEKERVEKERVAKEKAEKERLEKERVAKEKAEKERIEKERVAKEKAEKERIERERVAKEKAEKERLEKERVAKEKAEKERIEKERVAKEKAEKERIEKERVAKEKAEKERLEKERVAKEKAEKERIEKERVAKEKAEKERIERERVAKEKAEKERIEKERVAKEKAEKERIEKERVAKEKAEKERIERERVAKEKAEKERIEKERVAKEKAEKERIERERAAKEKAEKERIERERVAKEKAEKERIEKERVAKEKAEKERIERERVAKEKAEKERIEKERVAKESEKERMETERVAKGSEKKRMERERVAKGSEKKRMERERVAKGSEKKRMERERVAKGKERAEKEQQARELAAKEKERVAVKGHFVKEKTAKAKVETEQLPKIDREQLPKVKAGKERAEKEPLLKEKIERERVVKEKRAKQAKEEMPEKNANNFTTTSKKEKILAIQDLLKPKATKVNKKWSFTG, encoded by the exons atgGAGGAAACTGTGTTGGAGGAACCTATCTGTGAAGAAGCCGTATTGGCTGAAGAAATCCCAG AGGTGAAGCCCGCAGCAATGGTGAATAAGAATGGTGTGAAAGCGGAGGCTGCTACTGCTAGTGGGGGTGGGGATGTTGCTAGTGGGGGTGTTGCTAGTGGGGGTGGAGGTGCTGCTAGTGGTTTTAGCGGCACTAAGATCTTCACCTGGTTCATGGTTCTGGCTCTGTTGGGGGTGTGGAGCTCCGTGGCAGTGGTGTGGTTAGATCTGGTGGACTACGACAATGTCATTG CGAGAGCAAAGGAATTCCCTTTGAACTTTTCAGAGGTTTTACAAG GTAAACTTTCAGCGTATGACGCAGATGGCGACGGGGACTTTGATGTGGAGGACGCCAAAGTACTACTTG ACGAGAAAGAGGTCAAAACTGCTGCTCCCAAAAAGGAAACGCTGAAAAAAG AGGACAAGAAAAAAG CTGAGAATATTGTAGAGGTTCCCGTTCCAAAAACAGAAAAGACAAAAGGTAGCCTACTATTTAATGGTG ATCAGAGTCCTGGAGAGGTGGCTTCTAAAAAGAACAGAACAAAAG AGCACCCAACAAGAGAACTTGGGAGGAAATTAAAGTCAGCATTAAAGGAACAGTTGAGAATGATCCATGAGAAGATTGAAGCTCAAAAAATTGCTGAAATGGCTTTGGCTGAAGTGAGAAGTATCCTGgacaaagaggaggaagagagacaatTGGTCAATGCTCTGGAACTCAAGAGGCAAGAGGGGGCCCAAAAAGCCCAGGAAATGTTAGAGGCTCAACTTCGAGAGGAAAGAGAacaagaagagaaaagagaggctgagagaaaagCACAGGAGCAAGCAGGGAAAGAGAGGCTGGAGAAAGAGCAACTGGAGCAGttggaaagagaagagaaagagagggaagctGAGGAGAAGGCAGAAAAAGAGCAATTGGAGAAGGAaaagctagagaaagagaggatagaaaaGGAGAAGGCAGAGCTGGaaaggatggagaaagagagactggaaaAGGATCAAGCAGCCAAAGAGAAAGCAGAAAAGGAAAGACTACAGAAGGAACGGGTCGCCAAAGAGAAAGCAGAAAAGGAGAGGATTGAGAAGGAACGGGTCGCCAAAGAGAAAGCAGAAAAGGAGAGGATTGAGAAGGAACGGGTCGCCAAAGAGAAAGCAGAAAAGGAGAGGATTGAGAAGGAACGGGTTGCCAAAGAGAAAGCCGAAAATGAGAGGATTGAGAAGGAACGGGTCGCCAAAGAGAAAGCAGAAAAGGAGAGGATTGAGAAGGAACGGGTCGCCAAAGAGAAAGCAGAAAAGGAGAGGATTGAGAAGGAACGGGTCTCCAAAGAGAAAGCAgaaaaggagagggttgagaaggAACGGGTCGCCAAAGAGAAAGCAgaaaaggagagggttgagaaggAACGGGTCGCCAAAGAGAAAGCAGAAAAGGAGAGGCTTGAAAAGGAACGGGTCGCCAAAGAGAAAGCAGAAAAGGAAAGGATTGAGAAGGAACGGGTCGCCAAAGAGAAAGCAGAAAAGGAGAGGATTGAGAGGGAACGGGTCGCCAAAGAGAAAGCAGAAAAGGAGAGGCTTGAAAAGGAACGGGTCGCCAAAGAGAAAGCAGAAAAGGAAAGGATTGAGAAGGAACGGGTCGCCAAAGAGAAAGCAGAAAAGGAAAGGATTGAGAAGGAACGGGTCGCCAAAGAGAAAGCAGAAAAGGAGAGGCTTGAAAAGGAACGGGTCGCCAAAGAGAAAGCAGAAAAGGAAAGGATTGAGAAGGAACGGGTCGCCAAAGAGAAAGCAGAAAAGGAGAGGATTGAGAGGGAACGGGTCGCCAAAGAGAAAGCAGAAAAGGAGAGGATTGAGAAGGAACGGGTCGCCAAAGAGAAAGCAGAAAAGGAGAGGATTGAGAAGGAACGGGTCGCCAAAGAGAAAGCAGAAAAGGAGAGGATTGAGAGGGAACGGGTCGCCAAAGAGAAAGCAGAAAAGGAGAGGATTGAGAAGGAACGGGTCGCCAAAGAGAAAGCAGAAAAGGAGAGGATTGAGAGGGAACGGGCCGCCAAAGAGAAAGCAGAAAAGGAGAGGATTGAGAGGGAACGGGTCGCCAAAGAGAAAGCAGAAAAGGAAAGGATTGAGAAGGAACGGGTCGCCAAAGAGAAAGCAGAAAAGGAGAGGATTGAGAGGGAACGGGTCGCCAAAGAGAAAGCAGAAAAGGAGAGGATTGAGAAGGAACGGGTCGCAAAGGAATCTgaaaaggagaggatggagacagaAAGGGTAGCAAAGGGATCTGAaaagaagaggatggagagagaaagggtagcGAAGGGATCTGAaaagaagaggatggagagagaaagggtagcGAAGGGATCTGAaaagaagaggatggagagagaaagggtagcgaagggaaaggagagagcagagaaagagcaACAAGCCAGAGAGTTAGCTGCtaaagaaaaggagagagtggCGGTAAAAGGACACTTTGTCAAAGAAAAGACTGCAAAGGCCAAGGTTGAGACAGAACAGTTACCCAAGATAGACAGAGAACAGTTACCTAAGGTGAaggcagggaaggagagagcagaaAAAGAGCCTCTACTCAAAGAaaagatagaaagggagagagttgTGAAAGAGAAAAGAGCCAAACAAGCAAAAGAGGAGATGCCAGAGAAAAATGCAAACAACTTCACAACTACAAGCAAGAAGGAAAAAATATTGGCTATACAAGATCTTCTGAAGCCTAAAGCCACCAAGGTGAACAAGAAATGGAGCTTCACAGGATGA
- the unm_hu7910 gene encoding uncharacterized abhydrolase domain-containing protein DDB_G0269086 isoform X16 — translation MEETVLEEPICEEAVLAEEIPEVKPAAMVNKNGVKAEAATASGGGDVASGGVASGGGGAASGFSGTKIFTWFMVLALLGVWSSVAVVWLDLVDYDNVIARAKEFPLNFSEVLQGKLSAYDADGDGDFDVEDAKVLLGLTKEGGEITNENADSLEEIFGILAEEGSDWFHGFFTFLYDVISPPVEKVEDPESETAEEEGDADQSPGEVASKKNRTKEHPTRELGRKLKSALKEQLRMIHEKIEAQKIAEMALAEVRSILDKEEEERQLVNALELKRQEGAQKAQEMLEAQLREEREQEEKREAERKAQEQAGKERLEKEQLEQLEREEKEREAEEKAEKEQLEKEKLEKERIEKEKAELERMEKERLEKDQAAKEKAEKERLQKERVAKEKAEKERIEKERVAKEKAEKERIEKERVAKEKAEKERIEKERVAKEKAENERIEKERVAKEKAEKERIEKERVAKEKAEKERIEKERVSKEKAEKERVEKERVAKEKAEKERVEKERVAKEKAEKERLEKERVAKEKAEKERIEKERVAKEKAEKERIERERVAKEKAEKERLEKERVAKEKAEKERIEKERVAKEKAEKERIEKERVAKEKAEKERLEKERVAKEKAEKERIEKERVAKEKAEKERIERERVAKEKAEKERIEKERVAKEKAEKERIEKERVAKEKAEKERIERERVAKEKAEKERIEKERVAKEKAEKERIERERAAKEKAEKERIERERVAKEKAEKERIEKERVAKEKAEKERIERERVAKEKAEKERIEKERVAKESEKERMETERVAKGSEKKRMERERVAKGSEKKRMERERVAKGSEKKRMERERVAKGKERAEKEQQARELAAKEKERVAVKGHFVKEKTAKAKVETEQLPKIDREQLPKVKAGKERAEKEPLLKEKIERERVVKEKRAKQAKEEMPEKNANNFTTTSKKEKILAIQDLLKPKATKVNKKWSFTG, via the exons atgGAGGAAACTGTGTTGGAGGAACCTATCTGTGAAGAAGCCGTATTGGCTGAAGAAATCCCAG AGGTGAAGCCCGCAGCAATGGTGAATAAGAATGGTGTGAAAGCGGAGGCTGCTACTGCTAGTGGGGGTGGGGATGTTGCTAGTGGGGGTGTTGCTAGTGGGGGTGGAGGTGCTGCTAGTGGTTTTAGCGGCACTAAGATCTTCACCTGGTTCATGGTTCTGGCTCTGTTGGGGGTGTGGAGCTCCGTGGCAGTGGTGTGGTTAGATCTGGTGGACTACGACAATGTCATTG CGAGAGCAAAGGAATTCCCTTTGAACTTTTCAGAGGTTTTACAAG GTAAACTTTCAGCGTATGACGCAGATGGCGACGGGGACTTTGATGTGGAGGACGCCAAAGTACTACTTG GCTTGACCAAAGAGGGCGGTGAAATTACTAATGAAAACGCAGATTCCCTAGAGGAAATCTTCGGTATTTTAGCCGAGGAGGGCTCAGATTGGTTTCACGGCTTCTTCACGTTTCTCTATGACGTGATCTCTCCTCCCGTAGAGAAGGTGGAGGATCCAGAGAGTGAGACAGCAGAGGAGGAGGGTGATGCTG ATCAGAGTCCTGGAGAGGTGGCTTCTAAAAAGAACAGAACAAAAG AGCACCCAACAAGAGAACTTGGGAGGAAATTAAAGTCAGCATTAAAGGAACAGTTGAGAATGATCCATGAGAAGATTGAAGCTCAAAAAATTGCTGAAATGGCTTTGGCTGAAGTGAGAAGTATCCTGgacaaagaggaggaagagagacaatTGGTCAATGCTCTGGAACTCAAGAGGCAAGAGGGGGCCCAAAAAGCCCAGGAAATGTTAGAGGCTCAACTTCGAGAGGAAAGAGAacaagaagagaaaagagaggctgagagaaaagCACAGGAGCAAGCAGGGAAAGAGAGGCTGGAGAAAGAGCAACTGGAGCAGttggaaagagaagagaaagagagggaagctGAGGAGAAGGCAGAAAAAGAGCAATTGGAGAAGGAaaagctagagaaagagaggatagaaaaGGAGAAGGCAGAGCTGGaaaggatggagaaagagagactggaaaAGGATCAAGCAGCCAAAGAGAAAGCAGAAAAGGAAAGACTACAGAAGGAACGGGTCGCCAAAGAGAAAGCAGAAAAGGAGAGGATTGAGAAGGAACGGGTCGCCAAAGAGAAAGCAGAAAAGGAGAGGATTGAGAAGGAACGGGTCGCCAAAGAGAAAGCAGAAAAGGAGAGGATTGAGAAGGAACGGGTTGCCAAAGAGAAAGCCGAAAATGAGAGGATTGAGAAGGAACGGGTCGCCAAAGAGAAAGCAGAAAAGGAGAGGATTGAGAAGGAACGGGTCGCCAAAGAGAAAGCAGAAAAGGAGAGGATTGAGAAGGAACGGGTCTCCAAAGAGAAAGCAgaaaaggagagggttgagaaggAACGGGTCGCCAAAGAGAAAGCAgaaaaggagagggttgagaaggAACGGGTCGCCAAAGAGAAAGCAGAAAAGGAGAGGCTTGAAAAGGAACGGGTCGCCAAAGAGAAAGCAGAAAAGGAAAGGATTGAGAAGGAACGGGTCGCCAAAGAGAAAGCAGAAAAGGAGAGGATTGAGAGGGAACGGGTCGCCAAAGAGAAAGCAGAAAAGGAGAGGCTTGAAAAGGAACGGGTCGCCAAAGAGAAAGCAGAAAAGGAAAGGATTGAGAAGGAACGGGTCGCCAAAGAGAAAGCAGAAAAGGAAAGGATTGAGAAGGAACGGGTCGCCAAAGAGAAAGCAGAAAAGGAGAGGCTTGAAAAGGAACGGGTCGCCAAAGAGAAAGCAGAAAAGGAAAGGATTGAGAAGGAACGGGTCGCCAAAGAGAAAGCAGAAAAGGAGAGGATTGAGAGGGAACGGGTCGCCAAAGAGAAAGCAGAAAAGGAGAGGATTGAGAAGGAACGGGTCGCCAAAGAGAAAGCAGAAAAGGAGAGGATTGAGAAGGAACGGGTCGCCAAAGAGAAAGCAGAAAAGGAGAGGATTGAGAGGGAACGGGTCGCCAAAGAGAAAGCAGAAAAGGAGAGGATTGAGAAGGAACGGGTCGCCAAAGAGAAAGCAGAAAAGGAGAGGATTGAGAGGGAACGGGCCGCCAAAGAGAAAGCAGAAAAGGAGAGGATTGAGAGGGAACGGGTCGCCAAAGAGAAAGCAGAAAAGGAAAGGATTGAGAAGGAACGGGTCGCCAAAGAGAAAGCAGAAAAGGAGAGGATTGAGAGGGAACGGGTCGCCAAAGAGAAAGCAGAAAAGGAGAGGATTGAGAAGGAACGGGTCGCAAAGGAATCTgaaaaggagaggatggagacagaAAGGGTAGCAAAGGGATCTGAaaagaagaggatggagagagaaagggtagcGAAGGGATCTGAaaagaagaggatggagagagaaagggtagcGAAGGGATCTGAaaagaagaggatggagagagaaagggtagcgaagggaaaggagagagcagagaaagagcaACAAGCCAGAGAGTTAGCTGCtaaagaaaaggagagagtggCGGTAAAAGGACACTTTGTCAAAGAAAAGACTGCAAAGGCCAAGGTTGAGACAGAACAGTTACCCAAGATAGACAGAGAACAGTTACCTAAGGTGAaggcagggaaggagagagcagaaAAAGAGCCTCTACTCAAAGAaaagatagaaagggagagagttgTGAAAGAGAAAAGAGCCAAACAAGCAAAAGAGGAGATGCCAGAGAAAAATGCAAACAACTTCACAACTACAAGCAAGAAGGAAAAAATATTGGCTATACAAGATCTTCTGAAGCCTAAAGCCACCAAGGTGAACAAGAAATGGAGCTTCACAGGATGA